A single window of Electrophorus electricus isolate fEleEle1 chromosome 16, fEleEle1.pri, whole genome shotgun sequence DNA harbors:
- the parn gene encoding poly(A)-specific ribonuclease PARN yields MEVTRQNFKDSLCPIYSAIEEADFLAIDGEFSGISDGPSVSALTNGMDTPGERYVKLRKHSMDFLLFQFGLCTFRYDQSQSKYLMKAFNFYIFPKPFSRNSPDIKFICQSSSIDFLASQGFDFNKVFRSGIPYLNQEEESQLREQYEERRSQVNGAGTPSYISPNSCKGPVNVPDEHKDFIGRVVEKVDALLNSSEKSVELEPCSGFQRKLIYQTLNWKYPKGIHVETVETEKKERFIQISKVDEEERRRMEQQKYEREQEEMNDAVGFSRVIHAVSKSGKLVVGHNMLLDVMHTIHQFYCSLPEELDDFKEVTMCVFPRLLDTKLMASTQPFKELITNTSLAELEKQLKEKPFKAPRVECSEGFQSYDTASERLHEAGYDAYITGLCFISMANYLGSFLTPPRSHISARSKLLEPFYNKLFLMRVIDIPYLNISGPDLQPKRDHVLYVTFPKEWKTSDLYQLFSAFGNIQVSWLDDTSAFVSLSQLEQVQIAVNTSQYAESYRIQTYAEYLQAKQKNTNINRKWAEDGWADASYKSAGMTSTCSRAHNRSLTGKRSLSPTQEDQNSDFTGIADSNWSNYSNPETKKIKRDAGVSGGCAQTYADVLVSRTTDDWLRTLPVEGTPSTSPTEAEAESQEADTWPKTSANENKDPQATQTGLFDVPQVW; encoded by the exons ATGGAGGTAACACGACAAA ATTTTAAAGACAGTTTATGCCCCATCTACAGCGCCATAGAAGAAGCTGACTTTCTCGCCATCGATGGAGAGTTTTCAG GAATAAGCGACGGGCCCTCCGTAAGTGCGCTGACCAACGGGATGGACACGCCGGGGGAGCGCTACGTGAAACTAAGGAAG CACTCCATGGACTTCCTGCTCTTTCAGTTTGGCCTCTGCACGTTCCGCTATGACCAGTCGCAGAGCAA GTATCTGATGAaagcttttaatttttatatattccCAAAGCCATTCAGCAGGAACTCTCCAGACATTAAGTTCATCTGTCAG AGTTCCAGTATTGACTTCCTGGCCAGTCAGGGATTCGACTTCAACAAAGTTTTCCGCAGTG GGATCCCATATCTGAATCAGGAGGAGGAGTCTCAGCTGAGGGAGCAGTATGAAGAGAGGCGGAGCCAGGTGAATGGGGCTGGGACTCCTTCCTACATCTCTCCCAATTCCTGTAAGGGACCAGTGAACGTGCCAGACGAACACAAAGACTTCATCGGCAGAGTCGT GGAGAAGGTAGATGCTCTTTTGAACAGTTCTGAGAAGTCAGTGGAGTTGGAGCCCTGCTCAGG GTTTCAGAGGAAGCTCATTTACCAGACTCTCAACTGGAA GTACCCCAAAGGCATCCATGTTGAAACTGTGGAAACTGAAAAG aagGAGCGCTTTATTCAGATCAGTAAGgtggatgaagaggagagaaggaggatgGAGCAACAGAAGTATGAGCGAGAGCAG gagGAGATGAATGATGCAGTTGGGTTTTCAAGAGTCATTCATGCGGTCTCCAAATCT ggGAAGTTGGTGGTTGGCCATAACATGCTTCTGGATGTCATGCACACCATCCACCAGTTTTACTGCTCTCTACCAGAg GAGTTGGATGACTTCAAAGAGGtcaccatgtgtgtgtttcccag GCTTTTGGACACGAAGCTGATGGCATCCACTCAGCCTTTCAAG GAGCTGATTACAAATACATCTTTGGCAGAACTGGAAAAGCAACTGAAGGAGAAGCCATTCAAAGCACCTCGAGTTG AATGCTCTGAGGGCTTTCAGAGTTACGACACTGCCTCTGAGCGGCTCCATGAAGCCGGTTATGATGCCTACATCACCGGCCTCTGCTTCATCTCCATGGCTAACTACCTGG GTTCATTCCTCACTCCTCCAAGATCTCACATCTCTGCTCGCTCCAAACTCCTTGAACCCTTCTACaacaa attgTTCCTCATGCGGGTGATTGATATTCCTTACCTGAACATTAGTGGACCAGACT tGCAGCCAAAGAGAGACCACGTTCTCTATGTCACATTCCCCAAAGAGTGGAAGACCAGTGACCTATATCAGTTATTCAGTGCTTTTG GTAATATCCAGGTGTCTTGGCTCGATGACACATCAGCTTTTGTGTCCCTCAGCCAATTGGAGCAGGTGCAGATCG CGGTGAACACGAGTCAGTATGCCGAGAGTTATCGGATCCAGACGTATGCAGAATATTTACAGGCCAagcagaaaaatacaaatataaacaggAAGTGGGCCGAGGATGGGTGGGCAGATGCTTCCTACAAATCTGCTGGCATGACATCTACGTGCAGCCGTGCACACAACAG gtCACTGACGGGGAAGAGGAGTCTTAGTCCCACTCAGGAAGATCAAAACTCTGACTTCACCGGGATTGCTGATAGCAACTGGAGTAACTACAGCAACCCAGAAACAAAGAAGATTAAGAGAGATG ctggCGTGAGTGGTGGGTGTGCCCAGACATATGCTGATGTTTTAGTCTCCAGAACCACAGATGATTGGCTTAGAACTCT GCCAGTAGAAGGCACACCTTCTACCAGCCCGACTGAAGCAGAGGCCGAGTCCCAGGAAGCAGACACCTGGCCCAAAACCTCAGCCAATGAGAATAAAG